The following coding sequences lie in one Arachis hypogaea cultivar Tifrunner chromosome 4, arahy.Tifrunner.gnm2.J5K5, whole genome shotgun sequence genomic window:
- the LOC112796256 gene encoding putative stilbene synthase 2 — protein MVAVSEIRTAQRAEGPATVLAIGTANPPNCVDQSTYADYYFRVTNSEHMTDLKKKFQRICERTQIKNRHMYLTEEILKENPNMCAYKAPSLDAREDMMIREVPRVGKEAATKAIKEWGQPMSKITHLIFCTTSGVALPGVDYELIVLLGLDPSVKRYMMYHQGCFAGGTVLRLAKDLAENNKDARVLIVCSENTSVTFRGPSETDMDSLVGQALFADGAAAIIIGSDPIPEVENPLFEIVSTDQQLVPNSHGAIGGLLREVGLTFYLNKSVPDIISQNINDALSKAFDPLGISDYNSIFWIAHPGGRAILDQVEQKVNLKPEKMKATRDVLSNYGNMSSACVFFIMDLMRKKSLERGLKTTGEGLDWGVLFGFGPGLTIETVVLRSVAI, from the exons ATGGTGGCTGTTAGTGAGATCCGCACGGCTCAAAGGGCAGAAGGCCCCGCAACTGTATTAGCAATTGGCACAGCAAATCCACCAAACTGTGTTGATCAGAGTACATATGCAGATTATTATTTTAGAGTCACCAACAGTGAGCATATGACCGATCTTAAGAAAAAGTTTCAGCGCATTt GTGAGAGAACACAGATCAAGAACAGACATATGTACTTAACAGAAGAGATACtgaaagaaaatcctaacatgtgCGCATACAAGGCACCGTCGTTGGATGCAAGAGAAGACATGATGATCAGGGAGGTACCAAGGGTTGGAAAAGAGGCTGCAACCAAGGCCATCAAGGAATGGGGCCAGCCAATGTCCAAGATCACACATTTGATCTTCTGCACCACCAGCGGTGTTGCGTTGCCTGGCGTTGATTACGAACTCATCGTACTCTTAGGGCTCGACCCAAGCGTCAAGAGGTACATGATGTACCACCAAGGCTGCTTCGCTGGCGGAACTGTCCTTCGTTTGGCTAAGGACTTGGCTGAAAACAACAAGGATGCTCGTGTGCTTATTGTTTGTTCTGAAAATACTTCAGTCACTTTTCGTGGCCCTAGTGAGACAGACATGGATAGTCTTGTAGGGCAAGCATTGTTTGCCGATGGAGCTGCTGCGATTATCATTGGTTCTGATCCTATTCCAGAGGTTGAGAATCCTCTCTTTGAGATTGTTTCAACTGATCAACAACTTGTCCCTAACAGCCATGGAGCTATTGGTGGTCTCCTTCGTGAAGTTGGACTTACATTCTATCTTAACAAGAGTGTTCCAGATATTATTTCACAAAACATCAATGATGCACTCAGTAAAGCTTTTGATCCACTAGGTATATCTGATTATAACTCAATATTTTGGATTGCACACCCTGGTGGGCGTGCAATTTTGGACCAGGTTGAACAGAAGGTGAACTTGAAGCCAGAAAAGATGAAAGCCACTAGAGATGTGCTTAGTAATTATGGTAACATGTCAAGTGCATGTGTGTTCTTCATTATGGATTTGATGAGGAAGAAGTCCCTTGAAAGAGGACTTAAAACTACCGGAGAAGGACTTGATTGGGGTGTGCTTTTTGGCTTTGGTCCTGGTCTTACTATTGAAACTGTCGTTCTCCGCAGCGTGGCCATATAA